The Haloplanus salinarum genome includes a region encoding these proteins:
- a CDS encoding 3-hydroxyacyl-CoA dehydrogenase family protein → MTAQHTVAVIGAGDMGHGFATLFAVKGQTVTLIDHRESNLDDATERIHEVVSFLRAEGETDRDPDAVVEGIEFTTDVATGVADADLVLESVPEDLSIKQDTYREVAEHAPDTAVLASNTSGIPITDIADAIPEHAGRVVGCHWWYPPYLLPSVEVVRGEETTDETVDRVKDFLDAVDRKPVMVERDVPGFVWNRIQMAIFRESLHLVEEGVTSFEDIDRAIRDGYALRTAAIGPFETIDIAGLDLVRTVLDNLSPHLADDDEASHLFDEYLDEGRGGIHDGAGFYDYDRSPEEVTHDRDETVMALRRAREQLED, encoded by the coding sequence ATGACAGCACAACACACAGTCGCGGTTATCGGTGCCGGTGACATGGGCCACGGGTTCGCGACGTTGTTCGCGGTGAAAGGGCAGACGGTGACGCTAATCGACCACCGAGAGTCGAACCTGGACGACGCGACCGAACGGATCCACGAGGTGGTCTCCTTTCTCCGGGCCGAGGGCGAGACCGACCGCGACCCCGACGCCGTGGTGGAGGGAATCGAGTTCACGACGGACGTGGCGACCGGGGTCGCTGACGCCGACCTGGTCCTAGAGTCGGTTCCGGAGGACCTGTCGATCAAACAGGACACCTACCGGGAGGTCGCCGAACACGCCCCCGACACTGCGGTCCTGGCCTCGAACACGTCGGGCATCCCGATAACGGACATCGCGGACGCGATCCCTGAACACGCCGGGCGTGTCGTGGGGTGTCACTGGTGGTACCCGCCGTACCTGCTCCCGTCGGTGGAGGTCGTCCGGGGCGAGGAGACGACCGACGAGACGGTCGATCGTGTCAAGGACTTCCTCGACGCCGTCGACAGGAAACCCGTCATGGTCGAACGCGACGTCCCGGGATTCGTCTGGAACCGCATCCAGATGGCCATCTTCCGCGAGAGCCTCCACCTCGTCGAGGAGGGTGTCACCTCCTTCGAGGACATCGACCGCGCCATCCGAGACGGCTACGCACTCCGGACCGCAGCGATCGGTCCCTTCGAGACCATCGACATCGCGGGGCTCGACCTCGTCCGGACGGTGCTGGATAACCTGAGCCCGCACCTCGCCGACGACGACGAGGCGAGTCACCTGTTCGATGAGTACCTCGACGAAGGACGGGGCGGTATCCACGACGGCGCCGGGTTCTACGACTACGACCGTAGCCCCGAGGAGGTCACCCACGACCGCGATGAAACCGTCATGGCGCTGCGACGCGCCCGCGAGCAACTGGAGGACTGA
- a CDS encoding TCP-1/cpn60 chaperonin family protein, with protein MELSADQGESPVETDGREEILAAGQHLGHIVESTYGPYGMDKLLVDAVGDMSATNSGSRILEMVEVTDPVARMVLEACTPSGEGGDGSTFSVLLAVELLDEATELIDRGVSPVTVADGYVRARDRAAAALEEVSVDVSPEREERYAIAKTATAGRFTELDREHLRRVVLDVVDVLRPEDVSTEALAFEEDIRLGIDSSRTVRGAVVRSEVVGEAAPDTVRDASVLLLEEGVVPVRDRGDDERLLTVDDPDDYEAFLEYDRETVVDRAQQVIDLGADVVVSTGHLHEYATDHLNRAGVLAVHELRNEQLDRIQRAVGGETTVSTAIPGTALGGAGQVTVSEIGSGTRPAVVFGDCDSTEIATVIVNGGTTRVTAEARRTIAQGVAAVAATYTDPRVVPGGGAAELEAARRVEAEAEGGVGSMAVRAYADALTAPVATLAANAGYDPIDVLATLRAHHDDGAVDAGVDVETGGTMRAYEMGVIEPVRSKRRAIRRATDIVTTLLRIDGILPMTGGDVMDTLGAKEAADADPGDRPDLSSGSKGGLGLG; from the coding sequence ATGGAGCTATCTGCCGACCAGGGCGAGTCACCCGTCGAGACGGATGGTCGCGAGGAAATACTCGCCGCGGGTCAACACCTCGGACACATCGTTGAGTCGACGTACGGGCCCTACGGGATGGACAAGTTACTCGTCGACGCCGTCGGCGACATGTCGGCGACAAATAGCGGGAGCAGGATCCTCGAGATGGTGGAGGTCACCGACCCTGTCGCCCGGATGGTGCTGGAGGCGTGCACGCCGTCCGGGGAGGGTGGCGACGGATCGACGTTCAGCGTGCTGCTGGCGGTGGAACTCCTCGACGAGGCGACGGAACTTATCGACCGGGGGGTCTCTCCCGTGACGGTCGCCGACGGGTACGTCCGGGCAAGGGACCGTGCAGCGGCCGCGCTCGAAGAGGTGTCGGTGGACGTCTCGCCGGAACGCGAGGAGCGATACGCGATAGCCAAAACGGCGACGGCTGGGCGGTTCACGGAACTCGACAGGGAACACCTCCGGCGCGTGGTCCTCGACGTCGTGGACGTGCTCCGGCCCGAAGACGTTTCGACCGAAGCGCTGGCTTTCGAGGAAGATATCAGACTCGGGATCGACAGCTCCCGCACCGTCCGCGGCGCGGTCGTCCGCAGCGAGGTCGTCGGGGAGGCCGCCCCGGACACGGTCCGCGACGCATCGGTGCTGCTTCTGGAGGAGGGAGTGGTGCCGGTACGCGACAGGGGCGACGACGAACGACTACTCACCGTCGACGACCCGGACGACTACGAGGCGTTCCTCGAGTACGACCGCGAGACGGTCGTCGACCGTGCCCAGCAGGTCATCGATCTGGGTGCCGACGTCGTGGTGAGCACGGGACACCTCCACGAATACGCCACCGACCACCTGAATAGGGCGGGCGTGCTCGCGGTCCACGAGCTCCGGAACGAGCAACTCGATCGGATCCAGCGAGCGGTCGGGGGGGAGACGACGGTCTCCACGGCGATTCCCGGGACCGCTCTCGGGGGGGCGGGGCAGGTCACCGTCTCCGAGATCGGTTCCGGGACGCGCCCGGCCGTCGTGTTCGGCGACTGTGACTCCACCGAGATCGCCACTGTCATCGTCAACGGCGGGACGACCCGTGTCACCGCGGAAGCCCGACGAACCATCGCCCAGGGCGTCGCCGCGGTCGCCGCGACGTACACCGACCCCCGAGTTGTCCCCGGAGGGGGGGCCGCCGAGCTCGAGGCAGCTAGGCGGGTCGAGGCGGAGGCCGAGGGCGGCGTGGGATCGATGGCGGTCCGAGCCTACGCCGACGCGCTGACGGCCCCCGTCGCCACGCTGGCCGCGAACGCAGGGTACGACCCGATCGATGTCCTCGCGACGCTGCGAGCGCACCACGACGACGGCGCAGTCGACGCGGGGGTCGACGTCGAGACCGGGGGCACGATGCGCGCTTACGAGATGGGGGTGATCGAACCGGTCCGCTCGAAACGGCGAGCGATCCGCCGGGCCACCGACATCGTGACGACACTTCTCCGGATCGACGGGATACTCCCGATGACTGGCGGTGATGTCATGGATACCCTGGGAGCCAAGGAGGCAGCGGACGCCGACCCCGGGGACCGGCCCGACCTCTCGTCGGGAAGCAAGGGCGGACTCGGACTCGGGTGA
- a CDS encoding carbohydrate ABC transporter permease, whose translation MTLLDRLATRASGLLGPDRIGYQEKKRLQRVSLYVVVGVTIFAFFFPIYWMLVASLQSNDLIIKSPLYWPWEILSAATVESWVRVFTDRNFSRWYLNSLLVAGISIVVTVATATLAGYGLTRVKFRGRKMFARLILFSYMFPPILLAFPQFQIWQDIGLLNTYWGIAIAHIALALPFSIWAMWKFFQTVPIAYEEAVWMNGGTRFHSFKDVALPMAWPGMVAVAIFTFAVSWNDFTMATILLPEPRMQTLPPAIQTFQEQNFVFWGQMMAASVLISIPPFVLVYKLQESILEGFKTGGL comes from the coding sequence ATGACGCTGCTCGACCGCCTGGCGACCCGGGCCTCGGGACTGCTGGGCCCGGACCGGATAGGCTACCAGGAGAAGAAACGCCTCCAGCGCGTGTCGCTGTACGTCGTGGTCGGCGTCACCATCTTTGCGTTTTTCTTCCCAATCTATTGGATGCTGGTCGCCAGTCTGCAGTCGAACGACCTCATCATCAAGAGCCCGCTGTACTGGCCCTGGGAGATCCTGTCGGCCGCCACCGTCGAGTCGTGGGTGCGGGTGTTCACCGATCGAAACTTCTCGCGGTGGTATCTCAACAGCCTGCTCGTCGCGGGCATCTCGATCGTGGTGACCGTCGCCACTGCCACGCTGGCGGGATACGGTCTGACTCGCGTCAAGTTCCGCGGACGGAAGATGTTCGCGCGGCTCATCCTGTTCAGTTACATGTTCCCGCCGATCCTGCTGGCATTCCCGCAGTTCCAGATCTGGCAGGATATCGGCCTGCTGAACACCTACTGGGGGATCGCCATCGCACACATCGCGCTGGCGCTTCCCTTCTCCATCTGGGCCATGTGGAAGTTCTTCCAGACCGTCCCAATCGCCTACGAGGAGGCCGTCTGGATGAACGGGGGGACGCGGTTCCACTCGTTCAAAGACGTCGCGTTGCCGATGGCCTGGCCCGGGATGGTCGCGGTCGCGATCTTCACCTTCGCGGTCAGCTGGAACGACTTCACGATGGCCACGATACTCCTGCCCGAGCCCCGGATGCAGACGCTCCCGCCGGCCATCCAGACGTTCCAAGAGCAGAACTTCGTGTTCTGGGGCCAGATGATGGCCGCATCAGTTTTAATATCTATCCCGCCGTTCGTGCTCGTGTACAAACTTCAAGAAAGCATTCTGGAAGGATTCAAAACAGGAGGACTCTGA
- a CDS encoding ABC transporter ATP-binding protein — protein sequence MATTPRDHISLRNLRKEFDVMSGVEVAVDDIDLDIEEGEFVTLVGPSGCGKTTTLRCIAGLETATSGTVSIEGSDATNTAPQGRDLAMVFQRVALYPHMTVRENIAYPLKLEGIGASERYEQVREAAELVQVADMLDKYPGDISGGQQQRVSIARAIVRDPVAFLMDEPMSDLDEKLKREMRKELGRLHKELGETIIYVTHDQREAMTMSDKIAVMNDGHIEQVGAPEEVYRNPNNLFVAGFIGSPEINTLDGSLETIDDDRAVVRTDDGTRIEFEVEDYDPERASEDLVIGCRPQHVTIGESSEGIPADVYLVEPFGDDIHLYMNGPQGEIRSVMPAMEAPSEGDEISVQFPESALYLFNAETGDRFARGRRESSGLSCIEPASTPMD from the coding sequence ATGGCAACCACACCGCGAGACCACATCTCGCTCCGAAATCTCCGCAAAGAGTTCGACGTAATGTCCGGCGTCGAGGTCGCCGTCGACGACATCGACCTCGACATCGAAGAAGGGGAGTTCGTCACGCTTGTCGGCCCCAGCGGTTGCGGGAAGACGACGACGCTCCGGTGTATCGCCGGACTGGAGACGGCGACCAGCGGCACCGTCAGTATCGAAGGGTCCGACGCGACGAACACGGCCCCCCAGGGTCGGGATCTGGCGATGGTGTTCCAGCGGGTCGCTCTCTACCCACACATGACCGTCAGGGAGAACATCGCGTACCCGCTCAAACTCGAAGGGATCGGGGCGTCCGAGCGGTACGAACAGGTGAGAGAGGCGGCCGAACTCGTCCAAGTGGCGGACATGCTCGACAAGTACCCCGGCGACATCTCCGGTGGTCAGCAACAGCGCGTCTCGATCGCCCGCGCGATCGTCCGAGACCCGGTCGCGTTCCTGATGGACGAGCCGATGAGCGACCTCGACGAGAAACTCAAACGGGAGATGCGCAAGGAACTCGGCCGCCTCCACAAGGAGCTCGGTGAGACGATTATCTACGTGACACACGATCAGCGGGAGGCGATGACGATGTCGGACAAGATCGCGGTGATGAACGACGGGCACATCGAGCAGGTCGGCGCGCCCGAGGAGGTGTACCGCAACCCCAACAACCTGTTCGTCGCCGGGTTCATTGGCTCGCCCGAGATCAACACACTCGATGGCTCGCTCGAGACGATCGACGACGATCGGGCCGTCGTGCGGACCGATGACGGGACACGGATCGAGTTCGAGGTCGAGGATTACGATCCGGAACGGGCGTCGGAGGACCTCGTTATCGGCTGTCGACCCCAGCACGTGACCATCGGCGAATCGAGCGAGGGGATCCCGGCGGACGTGTACCTGGTCGAACCGTTCGGCGACGACATCCACCTCTACATGAACGGGCCACAGGGAGAGATCCGGAGCGTCATGCCTGCCATGGAGGCGCCGTCCGAAGGCGACGAGATCAGCGTCCAGTTCCCGGAGTCGGCTCTCTACCTGTTCAACGCCGAGACCGGGGACCGGTTCGCGCGGGGCCGGCGGGAGAGTTCGGGTCTCTCGTGTATCGAACCGGCGTCCACTCCGATGGACTAA
- a CDS encoding carbohydrate ABC transporter permease encodes MSTVRDALWSGVDQTRERSESVLSRLFEGDRMLVVLTVGPAVALMTISAAIPVVWALYLSMHEAGALDPNWTWIGFGNYLSLFGSSMYWEAFRASFVFGFGSVGLQLVVGLVTALLLTRKFRGVILTRALVFLPYLIPTVVVGMIFRLMMNEQFGIINIVATDVGIIDEGIAFLGEPSLAMPSLIVLNSWKFSIFITMMVLARLQSIPDSFYEAATMNGAGPLRKFRDITYPQIRGVLLLVVLLRGVWMFNKFDIIWIVTGGGPGRTTETLPVRIYRVAFINFDLGMAGAISGTLFAFLGLAAIVYFAGFKPAEEVQR; translated from the coding sequence ATGAGCACTGTCAGAGACGCTCTCTGGAGTGGAGTCGACCAGACCCGTGAACGGTCGGAGAGCGTCCTCTCGCGTCTGTTCGAAGGCGATCGAATGCTGGTGGTCCTGACCGTCGGTCCCGCGGTGGCGCTGATGACCATCTCGGCCGCTATCCCGGTCGTCTGGGCGCTGTACCTGAGCATGCACGAGGCGGGGGCGCTCGACCCGAACTGGACGTGGATCGGCTTCGGGAACTATCTGAGCCTCTTCGGCAGCAGCATGTACTGGGAGGCCTTCCGTGCGAGTTTCGTGTTCGGGTTCGGCTCCGTCGGACTCCAGCTCGTCGTCGGCTTGGTGACGGCACTGCTCCTGACCCGGAAGTTCAGGGGCGTCATCCTGACCCGCGCACTGGTCTTTCTCCCCTACCTCATCCCGACGGTCGTCGTCGGGATGATATTCAGGCTGATGATGAACGAACAGTTCGGGATCATCAACATCGTTGCGACGGACGTCGGGATCATAGACGAAGGGATCGCCTTCCTCGGTGAACCCTCGCTCGCTATGCCGTCGTTGATAGTGCTCAACAGCTGGAAGTTCTCCATCTTCATCACGATGATGGTACTCGCTCGGCTGCAGTCGATTCCGGACAGTTTCTACGAAGCCGCGACGATGAACGGGGCCGGACCCCTCCGAAAGTTCAGGGACATCACCTATCCCCAGATCAGGGGCGTGTTGTTGCTCGTCGTCCTGCTCCGGGGCGTGTGGATGTTCAACAAGTTCGACATCATCTGGATCGTGACCGGGGGTGGGCCGGGGCGGACGACTGAGACCCTCCCGGTCCGGATCTACCGGGTCGCGTTCATCAACTTCGACCTCGGGATGGCAGGGGCAATCTCCGGCACGCTGTTCGCGTTCCTGGGGCTTGCCGCCATCGTGTATTTCGCCGGGTTCAAACCCGCCGAGGAGGTCCAGCGATGA
- a CDS encoding ABC transporter substrate-binding protein encodes MTENNSHEERSPADEPDEPERRSFLKGVAAATVSGSTLMAGCSGGGGDGGGDSGDGGGGGSDGGDGGAESTPTQSENTVTEGSVHYLSLEQSPTFKEYWQKTAEMFEEETGTSVSVTYAFDVGYNKRIAELIQAGDPPDVINLEDFNVAQYVLDDLLAPVTDITNQFQEQFPFPDQFRLTSGGEDIWHPSFVSSGLYWYRGDLMQQEGFEGSGPEIEISDGETVRPPASYDEYLEFLEATDQVEDSYGNELRGGYVPAAETLGSQSNIYCDVLERGVELTERSGDNISLNLEPRSNLESYLDDLEDAYQYAPSTGNWSWTEMINGFANADVASAFYLGARHKTQSVTREGEYGLDVVPGEVPPVQDEEERGFTFPSGWGVMKGGEKTELGKEYVSMMMTDEDLHVEFLQKSPVHNAPLPESMRQTDHPLWDVDIVNDGYTDDQLQVYLDQIPTGKPIASETDPTNFIAGNVYMTFGLGNMAFQYLENGASKSDAIQSGISVMQEGLD; translated from the coding sequence ATGACAGAGAACAACTCACACGAAGAGCGGAGTCCAGCGGACGAACCGGACGAGCCAGAACGGCGGAGTTTCCTGAAAGGAGTCGCGGCGGCAACCGTCTCGGGGTCGACACTCATGGCCGGTTGCAGCGGCGGCGGCGGTGACGGTGGTGGCGACAGCGGTGACGGTGGCGGTGGTGGGAGCGATGGCGGAGACGGAGGAGCCGAGTCGACGCCGACGCAAAGCGAGAACACGGTCACCGAAGGATCGGTCCACTACCTGTCGCTAGAACAGAGCCCGACGTTCAAGGAATACTGGCAGAAGACGGCCGAGATGTTCGAGGAGGAGACCGGCACGTCGGTCAGCGTCACGTACGCGTTCGACGTCGGGTACAACAAGCGCATAGCGGAGCTGATTCAGGCCGGCGACCCGCCGGACGTAATAAACCTGGAGGACTTCAACGTCGCTCAGTACGTCCTCGACGACCTGCTCGCGCCAGTCACCGATATCACCAACCAGTTCCAAGAGCAGTTCCCGTTCCCGGACCAGTTCCGACTCACGAGCGGCGGCGAGGACATCTGGCACCCTTCGTTCGTCTCGTCGGGACTCTACTGGTACCGCGGCGACCTGATGCAACAGGAAGGATTCGAGGGAAGCGGACCGGAAATCGAGATTTCCGACGGTGAGACCGTCAGACCGCCCGCCAGTTACGACGAGTACCTGGAGTTCCTCGAAGCGACTGACCAAGTCGAGGACTCGTACGGGAACGAACTCCGTGGCGGGTACGTCCCGGCCGCCGAGACCCTTGGGTCACAGAGCAACATCTACTGTGACGTTCTGGAGCGTGGCGTCGAACTCACCGAGCGATCCGGCGACAACATCAGTCTCAACCTCGAACCTCGCTCGAACCTCGAGTCGTACCTGGACGACCTCGAGGACGCGTATCAGTACGCGCCCTCGACCGGCAACTGGAGTTGGACGGAGATGATCAACGGGTTCGCCAACGCGGACGTCGCCTCGGCCTTCTACCTGGGTGCGCGCCACAAGACCCAGTCGGTCACGCGTGAAGGCGAGTACGGTCTGGACGTCGTCCCCGGCGAGGTCCCGCCCGTCCAAGATGAGGAGGAGCGCGGGTTCACGTTCCCCTCCGGATGGGGGGTCATGAAGGGCGGCGAGAAAACCGAACTGGGCAAGGAGTACGTGTCGATGATGATGACGGACGAGGACTTACACGTCGAGTTCCTCCAGAAGTCGCCGGTCCACAACGCCCCACTGCCCGAGTCGATGCGACAGACCGACCACCCGCTGTGGGACGTCGATATCGTCAACGATGGGTATACCGACGACCAGTTGCAGGTGTATCTCGACCAGATTCCAACCGGCAAGCCTATCGCGAGCGAGACGGACCCGACGAACTTCATCGCCGGGAACGTGTACATGACCTTCGGGCTGGGGAACATGGCCTTCCAGTACCTGGAGAACGGCGCCTCGAAGAGCGACGCCATCCAGTCGGGGATCAGCGTCATGCAGGAAGGACTGGACTAA
- a CDS encoding NAD(P)H-dependent oxidoreductase, whose product MLNIPSKLAAREEPVQVGVIGSGLFGTNLIDQIEPVTGLETAVVADIDTDKAVRTLRETGVPSDEITVAESATEAEAVRAEGGRAVVEAGMDLIETGVDVVVEATGIPNIGAKYAYEAITEKKHVVMVNVEADTVVGPILSSYADQNDVTYTMAYGDQPACIVELCDWARTVGMEIVAVGKGNPYRDEYRFGTPDDVFDRIGFEDEFVEGHNLNPRMFNSFFDGTKVSVEMCAVANAVGLEPDVPGMHIPTAEIPEIPEKLRPEAEGGLLQNTGVVDTISTVYEDGSTVEQDISAGVFAVTSTPTERVQEYLAQYSGAGWHTASDGKYQVFYRPHHLPGLETGVSVANAALNNEPTGATRSQHTEVVGVTKQALSSGTELDGGGGYTVYGRIETAERAEANGHVPFELLDGAVVETSLDRNQVVTYDDVSLEEDTFIYNLRQLQDETGL is encoded by the coding sequence ATGCTAAATATCCCATCAAAGTTAGCTGCACGCGAGGAACCAGTACAGGTCGGCGTCATCGGTTCCGGGCTGTTCGGAACGAACCTGATCGACCAGATCGAACCGGTCACTGGACTCGAGACCGCGGTCGTAGCCGATATCGATACCGACAAGGCGGTCCGAACGCTCCGAGAGACCGGCGTTCCGTCGGACGAGATCACCGTCGCGGAGAGTGCTACGGAAGCCGAGGCGGTACGGGCAGAGGGGGGCCGTGCCGTAGTCGAGGCCGGGATGGACCTGATCGAGACGGGTGTGGACGTCGTAGTCGAGGCGACAGGGATCCCCAACATCGGGGCGAAATATGCGTACGAAGCGATCACGGAGAAAAAGCACGTCGTCATGGTGAACGTCGAGGCCGACACGGTCGTCGGTCCGATCCTCTCGTCGTACGCCGACCAGAACGACGTGACGTACACGATGGCCTACGGCGACCAGCCGGCCTGCATCGTCGAGTTGTGTGACTGGGCGCGCACGGTCGGGATGGAGATCGTCGCCGTCGGGAAGGGTAATCCCTATCGGGACGAATACCGATTCGGGACGCCCGACGACGTGTTCGACCGGATCGGGTTCGAGGACGAGTTCGTCGAGGGCCACAACCTCAACCCCCGGATGTTCAACTCGTTTTTCGACGGCACCAAGGTCTCCGTCGAGATGTGCGCCGTCGCGAACGCGGTCGGACTGGAACCGGACGTTCCCGGGATGCATATTCCGACTGCAGAGATTCCCGAGATTCCGGAGAAGCTCCGGCCGGAAGCGGAGGGAGGGCTGCTCCAGAACACCGGTGTCGTCGACACGATCAGCACGGTGTACGAGGACGGCTCCACGGTCGAGCAAGACATCAGTGCGGGAGTGTTCGCCGTGACATCGACCCCGACGGAACGCGTCCAGGAGTACTTGGCCCAGTACAGTGGCGCGGGATGGCACACCGCGAGCGACGGGAAGTACCAAGTGTTCTACCGGCCTCACCACCTCCCTGGTCTGGAGACGGGCGTCAGCGTCGCCAACGCCGCGCTGAACAACGAACCGACCGGCGCCACACGGAGCCAGCACACGGAGGTCGTCGGAGTGACCAAGCAGGCTCTCAGCTCCGGAACGGAACTCGACGGCGGCGGCGGGTACACCGTCTACGGTCGGATCGAAACGGCAGAGAGGGCCGAGGCGAACGGTCACGTCCCCTTCGAACTGCTTGACGGTGCGGTCGTCGAAACCTCCCTCGACAGGAACCAGGTCGTCACGTACGACGACGTGAGCCTCGAGGAGGATACGTTCATCTACAACCTCCGACAGCTCCAAGACGAGACCGGATTATGA
- a CDS encoding VOC family protein, translating to MIGELHHYGVTVSDMEESLDFYRDSLGLAVSERLSFASEEFSTFVGVEGVDVDIAFLDAGGGAVELLEYAAPPGGDANEGVENNDVGAAHVCLEVPDIEAVHDDLNGTVEFLSPPQRLSNGAKVAYVFDPDGNVVELLEA from the coding sequence ATGATCGGGGAGTTACACCACTACGGTGTTACTGTATCGGATATGGAGGAATCGCTCGACTTCTACCGGGACTCGCTCGGGTTGGCGGTGAGCGAGCGCCTCTCATTCGCGAGCGAGGAGTTCAGTACGTTCGTCGGCGTCGAGGGTGTCGACGTGGACATCGCGTTCCTCGACGCGGGCGGGGGGGCGGTCGAGTTGCTGGAGTACGCGGCCCCGCCAGGTGGCGACGCCAACGAGGGCGTCGAAAACAACGACGTCGGTGCGGCTCACGTCTGTCTTGAGGTCCCCGACATCGAGGCGGTACACGACGACCTGAACGGGACCGTCGAGTTCCTCAGCCCGCCACAGCGGCTCTCGAACGGAGCGAAGGTCGCCTACGTGTTCGACCCGGACGGCAACGTCGTGGAACTCCTCGAAGCGTAG
- a CDS encoding IclR family transcriptional regulator, giving the protein MTTDDIAARGVKATATTLEIVEHLYEADGSRLHEIADELGLANSTVHQHLNTLTTDGYVVKEGKQYYVGLEFLHVASYARRRKKANRISAAIVEKAYEKTGEPMWFIVEENGRGYHVYQYPQRRDSVIDTRPGKRIYLHANAAGKSILAHLDQERVDEIIDRWGMPAITENTITDRDELAAALDRVRERGYAYNREEHVPGYGGIAAPVTRQDGTVVGALATGAPMQHLQGEPMNDELPEQMLKIVNEFELQIKFA; this is encoded by the coding sequence ATGACAACGGATGACATCGCGGCCCGCGGGGTGAAGGCGACGGCCACGACTCTCGAAATCGTAGAGCATCTCTACGAAGCCGACGGGAGTCGCCTCCACGAGATCGCCGACGAACTCGGGCTGGCGAACAGTACCGTTCACCAGCACCTGAACACGCTCACCACGGACGGGTACGTCGTCAAGGAGGGCAAACAGTACTACGTCGGCCTCGAGTTCCTCCACGTGGCCAGTTACGCCCGACGCAGGAAGAAGGCCAACCGCATCTCCGCGGCGATCGTCGAAAAAGCGTACGAAAAGACCGGCGAGCCGATGTGGTTCATCGTCGAGGAGAACGGTCGAGGCTACCACGTCTACCAGTACCCGCAAAGACGGGACAGCGTCATCGACACGCGGCCGGGCAAACGTATCTATCTACACGCCAATGCCGCCGGGAAGTCGATCCTCGCCCATCTCGACCAGGAACGGGTCGACGAGATTATTGACCGCTGGGGAATGCCCGCGATCACGGAGAACACCATCACCGACAGGGACGAACTGGCCGCCGCGCTCGATCGCGTGCGCGAGCGGGGGTACGCTTACAACAGGGAGGAGCACGTCCCCGGGTACGGAGGGATCGCGGCACCAGTCACGAGACAGGACGGGACGGTCGTCGGAGCGCTCGCGACCGGTGCCCCAATGCAACACCTCCAGGGAGAACCGATGAATGACGAACTCCCCGAACAGATGCTTAAGATCGTCAACGAATTCGAATTGCAGATCAAATTCGCCTGA
- a CDS encoding transposase: protein MVTPGRNYILGATPIKERSEKAEALDRMLREVRSTLDFDLGRIYLDRQMYQGDIVKTCREHGLNWLIQAPNKGAAKELAKETPLSEEFDYKKGVEFSDFDYEYQQVNVFVHRIHEEEVGRDERISTPATELTRYVGTQSSSQKDLSDNQSRLEDHGFETPESAEDQTSNECSGEVSYGVGNADTHTAWITDLDVDDRDLRGLAYQFRNRWKIETSIRQLKHTFQGQCRSSRREVRALYFDAAQLFFNFWVALKHELPYQLGKPADFRITGLEALHAIREADFKTGKTGNNKTI, encoded by the coding sequence GTGGTCACTCCTGGACGAAACTACATCCTCGGAGCGACGCCAATCAAAGAGCGCAGCGAGAAGGCAGAGGCATTGGATCGGATGCTTCGCGAGGTTCGCTCAACACTTGACTTTGACCTCGGACGGATCTACCTCGATCGCCAGATGTACCAAGGTGATATCGTCAAGACGTGCCGTGAGCACGGGCTCAACTGGCTTATTCAGGCTCCGAACAAGGGGGCAGCGAAAGAACTCGCTAAGGAAACGCCGCTCTCTGAGGAATTCGACTATAAGAAGGGGGTTGAGTTTAGCGACTTCGACTATGAGTATCAACAGGTCAACGTCTTTGTACACCGCATTCACGAGGAAGAAGTTGGGAGAGATGAACGAATAAGTACGCCTGCGACAGAGCTCACGCGCTACGTTGGCACTCAGAGCAGTTCACAGAAGGACCTTTCAGACAATCAAAGTCGTCTTGAGGATCATGGGTTCGAAACGCCAGAATCGGCTGAGGATCAGACCAGTAACGAGTGTAGTGGTGAGGTATCATATGGAGTCGGGAACGCCGATACCCACACCGCTTGGATAACCGATCTGGATGTCGACGACCGCGACCTTCGCGGACTGGCATACCAGTTCCGCAACCGCTGGAAAATCGAGACTTCGATCCGCCAGCTCAAACATACCTTCCAGGGACAGTGTCGATCTTCCCGGCGAGAGGTTCGAGCACTCTATTTTGACGCTGCACAACTGTTCTTCAATTTCTGGGTCGCTCTCAAACACGAACTCCCTTACCAGCTTGGCAAGCCTGCTGACTTCCGTATTACCGGCCTTGAGGCGCTCCACGCTATTCGCGAGGCCGACTTTAAAACGGGAAAGACCGGCAACAATAAAACAATTTGA